A window of the Pirellulales bacterium genome harbors these coding sequences:
- a CDS encoding SDR family oxidoreductase, whose amino-acid sequence MNSSRLRFTIGTLLRMGADTVMIQCSVAAALALRFLTLVLVVGQDRGPVDVHADFWRTVGYFSHSVWPLTLVCLVVFYLSGFYTYGRAYQSRYKALIVTQAVTQGYLIFGFLSYVFNGEAFNLPRWALVLSWVLSVAVLVGSRIWTTLWIKIVHPEREAVAKVARGDDRRVLVIGGGGYIGSALLPKLLEAGYHVRLLDLLIFGDEPIQKLLDHPRLEIRRGDFRHVEQVAEALQGVDSVVHLGAIVGDPACNLDEELTIEVNLTATRMIAELAKASGVERLVFASTCSVYGATEEMLDERSIVKPISLYGHTKLASERVLLDMANDRFKPTILRFSTIYGLSGRTRFDLVVNLLTAKAKLEGKITVFGGDQWRPFVHVDDAALAVATVLQAPQPIVGNQIFNVGSNDQNYTIQQIGEMVHECVFSAEMVVNSADSDKRNYRVNFNKIRNQLGYTPRWTVRQGIQQVLDAIANGEVSDYADSRYSNVKFLSEKKSVVRDNWAHELVRVIASQ is encoded by the coding sequence GTGAACTCTTCGCGATTGCGATTCACTATCGGCACCTTGTTGCGCATGGGTGCCGATACCGTCATGATCCAATGCTCCGTAGCAGCCGCCTTGGCGTTGCGGTTTCTCACCTTGGTGCTCGTGGTCGGACAAGATCGTGGTCCGGTTGACGTCCATGCTGACTTCTGGCGAACCGTGGGCTATTTCTCCCATTCCGTCTGGCCTCTGACACTCGTCTGCCTCGTCGTTTTTTACCTGAGCGGCTTTTACACCTACGGACGCGCGTACCAGAGCCGCTATAAGGCTCTGATCGTCACTCAGGCCGTAACCCAGGGCTATCTGATCTTTGGCTTTCTTTCCTACGTGTTCAATGGCGAGGCCTTCAATCTTCCTCGCTGGGCGTTGGTCCTGTCTTGGGTGCTCAGCGTGGCCGTGTTGGTCGGCTCACGCATTTGGACGACGTTGTGGATCAAGATCGTGCATCCCGAGCGCGAGGCCGTAGCCAAGGTGGCGCGCGGCGATGATCGCCGGGTTTTGGTCATCGGAGGAGGCGGATACATCGGATCGGCACTGTTGCCGAAGCTGTTGGAAGCCGGCTACCACGTCCGCCTTCTGGATTTGCTGATCTTCGGTGACGAGCCGATCCAGAAGCTTCTTGATCACCCGAGGCTAGAAATACGTCGCGGTGATTTCCGCCATGTCGAGCAAGTCGCCGAGGCTCTGCAAGGCGTCGACTCCGTGGTGCACCTGGGAGCGATCGTCGGTGATCCGGCCTGCAATCTCGACGAAGAGTTGACGATCGAAGTGAACCTCACCGCCACCCGCATGATCGCCGAGTTGGCCAAGGCTTCGGGCGTCGAGCGTCTGGTCTTTGCCAGTACCTGTTCGGTGTACGGTGCGACCGAGGAAATGCTGGACGAACGGAGCATCGTCAAGCCCATCTCGCTTTACGGACACACGAAGCTGGCCTCGGAGCGAGTGCTCTTGGACATGGCCAATGATCGATTCAAACCGACGATACTGCGGTTTTCCACGATCTACGGTTTGTCGGGCCGGACGCGCTTCGACTTGGTCGTGAACCTGCTCACGGCCAAGGCCAAACTGGAAGGCAAGATCACGGTGTTCGGCGGCGATCAATGGCGACCGTTCGTACACGTCGACGATGCCGCGTTGGCCGTAGCCACCGTGCTGCAAGCTCCGCAACCGATTGTCGGCAATCAGATATTCAACGTCGGGTCGAACGACCAGAACTACACGATTCAGCAAATCGGCGAAATGGTACACGAATGTGTCTTTTCGGCCGAGATGGTCGTTAATTCCGCGGACTCCGACAAGCGCAACTATCGCGTCAACTTTAACAAGATCCGCAATCAACTCGGGTACACGCCGCGTTGGACTGTGCGACAAGGCATTCAGCAGGTGCTGGACGCCATCGCCAATGGAGAGGTTTCTGACTATGCGGATTCTCGCTACAGCAACGTCAAGTTTCTCAGCGAGAAGAAGTCCGTCGTGCGCGATAACTGGGCACACGAGTTGGTTCGCGTAATCGCTTCTCAGTAG
- a CDS encoding NAD-dependent epimerase/dehydratase family protein, with the protein MITGKKVLITGGAGFIATHIAERLADRNEVTLFDIDLENALPYSRLAKDSRVRKVQGDVRNAEALQEEVARCQILLHYASILGVRKVIDHARDTIDTVLIGTRNVLEAARHNPRIERIVNISTSEVYGNVMDAREGATCSVSTANDPRVCYASSKLAAEHIVWAYHRDFKLPTVIVRPFNIFGPMRRTDNAVGRFAVRAVAGQDVTLIGDGSQLRSWCYVDDFCDAMMGCIENEKAIGQDFNVGNPVTAVTIYDLAARTIRLAKSGSKISTTAHTFSDIGVRAPNSVKARDLLGYVPKFDLDSGLLPTIEWYRQHMDDFRDWL; encoded by the coding sequence ATGATCACTGGTAAGAAGGTGCTGATAACCGGCGGTGCGGGTTTTATTGCCACGCACATTGCCGAGCGGTTGGCGGACCGAAACGAGGTTACGCTATTCGACATCGACTTGGAGAACGCGCTACCTTACAGCCGCCTGGCCAAGGATAGTCGCGTACGCAAGGTGCAAGGCGACGTGCGGAACGCCGAGGCCCTGCAAGAGGAGGTGGCCCGTTGCCAGATCTTGCTCCACTATGCCTCGATTCTGGGGGTCCGCAAAGTCATCGACCACGCGCGCGACACGATCGACACCGTGCTGATCGGCACGCGTAACGTCCTGGAGGCGGCGCGTCATAACCCACGCATCGAGCGGATCGTGAATATCTCGACCAGCGAAGTCTACGGCAACGTGATGGATGCGCGCGAGGGGGCGACGTGCAGCGTCAGTACCGCCAATGATCCGCGTGTTTGCTACGCCTCGAGCAAATTGGCGGCAGAACATATCGTGTGGGCCTATCATCGCGATTTCAAGCTTCCCACGGTCATCGTGCGGCCGTTCAACATCTTTGGTCCGATGCGGAGGACCGACAACGCAGTGGGCCGCTTTGCCGTCCGCGCCGTAGCCGGCCAGGACGTAACGCTGATCGGCGACGGCAGCCAGCTACGTTCGTGGTGCTATGTGGACGATTTCTGCGATGCGATGATGGGCTGCATCGAAAACGAGAAGGCCATCGGTCAGGACTTCAACGTGGGAAATCCTGTCACGGCCGTCACTATTTATGATCTCGCGGCACGGACCATTCGGCTCGCGAAGAGCGGCTCGAAAATTTCGACCACCGCACATACCTTCAGCGACATTGGTGTCCGCGCTCCCAACTCTGTGAAGGCGCGGGATCTGCTTGGGTACGTGCCGAAGTTTGATCTCGACAGTGGTCTGCTGCCAACGATCGAATGGTATCGCCAACACATGGACGACTTCCGCGACTGGCTGTGA